In Zunongwangia profunda SM-A87, the following proteins share a genomic window:
- a CDS encoding glutamine synthetase III family protein: MSTLRFKAIEETFNRKSLNIEEPGRRSSIFGSNVFNESVMKQYLTKEAYNNVMDAVKTGAKINRTVADHISAGMKEWAINKGVTHYTHWFQPLTGATAEKHDAFFETIGEGLAIEKFGGGSLVQQEPDASSFPNGGIRNTFEARGYTAWDPTSPAFIWGTTLCIPTVFVSYTGEALDYKTPLLRALQAVDQAATDVAKYFDKNVTKVNATLGWEQEYFLIDSALAATRPDIQLAGRTLLGHSPAKGQQLDDHYFGSIPSRVLAYMRDLEIECMRLGIPVKTRHNEVAPNQFELAPIFEEANLAVDHNSLIMDVMNKVAERHHFVVLMHEKPFAGINGSGKHNNWSLGTDTGVNLLSPGKTPMKNLQFLTFFINTIKAVYENEELLRASIASASNDHRLGANEAPPAIISVFIGSQLTAVLDELEKVTSGKLSPQEKTDLKLNVVGKIPEILLDNTDRNRTSPFAFTGNKFEFRAVGSTANCANPMTVLNAIMAKQLKEFKAEVDKLIKDKKMKKDDAIFNVLREYIKQSKKIRFEGDGYGEAWEKEAAKRGLSNNKTTPEALKVQVSKKAIKLYGDLGVMNKIEIEARHEIELEEYTMRVQIEGRVLGDIARNHVIPTAIRYQNILIKNVTGLKSIYGDNYEKHAKEQLELIESVSTHIAVINSKVNAMIEARKVANKIEDIQKKAESYCNEVKPHFDEIRYHCDKLELLVDNELWPLTKYRELLYTR; encoded by the coding sequence ATGTCAACACTTAGATTTAAGGCAATAGAAGAAACCTTTAACCGAAAATCTTTAAATATAGAAGAGCCCGGAAGACGCTCCTCGATTTTTGGAAGTAATGTCTTTAACGAGTCGGTAATGAAGCAATACCTCACCAAAGAAGCATATAATAATGTGATGGATGCGGTAAAAACCGGCGCAAAAATTAATCGTACCGTAGCCGATCATATTTCGGCGGGAATGAAAGAATGGGCGATCAATAAAGGAGTAACGCATTACACACATTGGTTTCAGCCATTAACCGGGGCTACAGCCGAGAAGCATGATGCCTTTTTTGAGACTATTGGAGAAGGGCTTGCTATAGAAAAATTTGGCGGAGGTTCTTTAGTTCAGCAAGAACCAGATGCATCAAGTTTCCCTAACGGAGGGATTAGAAATACATTTGAAGCTCGTGGGTATACTGCCTGGGATCCTACTTCTCCCGCATTTATCTGGGGTACTACTTTATGTATTCCTACCGTTTTTGTTTCTTATACCGGCGAAGCCTTAGATTATAAGACTCCGCTTCTTAGAGCTCTACAGGCAGTAGATCAGGCGGCGACAGATGTTGCTAAATATTTTGATAAGAATGTGACTAAAGTAAATGCGACTTTAGGTTGGGAGCAGGAATATTTTTTAATCGATTCTGCTTTGGCTGCTACTCGTCCTGATATCCAGTTGGCGGGGCGTACGCTTTTAGGACATTCACCCGCCAAAGGGCAACAATTAGACGATCACTATTTTGGATCAATCCCATCTCGTGTTTTAGCCTATATGAGAGATTTGGAAATCGAATGTATGCGACTGGGAATTCCCGTAAAAACAAGACATAATGAAGTTGCTCCAAATCAATTTGAACTGGCGCCAATTTTTGAGGAAGCAAACCTTGCGGTAGATCACAACTCCTTAATTATGGATGTGATGAATAAGGTTGCCGAGCGTCATCATTTTGTAGTATTAATGCACGAAAAGCCATTTGCCGGAATCAACGGTAGTGGTAAACATAATAACTGGTCTTTAGGAACAGATACTGGCGTAAACCTTTTATCTCCTGGGAAAACCCCAATGAAAAACCTTCAATTCTTAACGTTCTTTATCAATACGATTAAAGCGGTTTATGAAAACGAAGAGTTATTAAGAGCATCTATTGCCAGCGCATCCAATGATCATCGTTTAGGAGCTAACGAAGCACCGCCTGCGATCATTTCAGTATTTATAGGTAGTCAGTTAACCGCGGTATTAGATGAGCTTGAAAAAGTAACATCAGGTAAACTTTCTCCGCAGGAAAAAACAGATCTTAAACTAAATGTAGTTGGGAAAATTCCTGAAATTTTACTCGATAATACAGATCGTAACCGTACTTCTCCTTTTGCATTTACCGGGAATAAATTTGAGTTTAGAGCAGTAGGTTCTACTGCAAACTGTGCTAATCCAATGACGGTACTTAATGCTATTATGGCCAAACAGTTAAAAGAATTTAAAGCTGAAGTGGATAAGCTTATTAAGGACAAAAAGATGAAGAAAGATGATGCTATCTTCAACGTTCTTAGAGAGTATATTAAACAGAGTAAAAAAATCAGGTTTGAAGGTGACGGTTATGGAGAAGCCTGGGAAAAAGAAGCAGCTAAGCGGGGCCTAAGTAATAATAAAACCACTCCAGAGGCACTTAAAGTTCAGGTATCCAAAAAAGCAATTAAGCTTTATGGAGATTTGGGCGTGATGAATAAAATTGAGATCGAAGCCCGTCACGAAATCGAGCTTGAAGAGTATACCATGCGAGTGCAGATTGAAGGTCGTGTATTAGGAGATATCGCCAGAAACCATGTTATTCCAACCGCAATTCGTTATCAAAATATCCTGATTAAGAATGTTACCGGTTTAAAGAGTATCTATGGTGACAATTACGAAAAGCACGCCAAAGAACAATTAGAGCTTATCGAAAGTGTTTCTACTCATATTGCCGTGATTAACAGCAAAGTAAATGCTATGATCGAAGCCAGAAAAGTAGCAAACAAAATTGAGGATATCCAGAAGAAAGCCGAATCTTATTGTAACGAGGTAAAACCTCACTTTGATGAGATCAGGTATCATTGCGATAAATTAGAATTATTAGTAGACAACGAGCTTTGGCCACTAACCAAATATCGTGAGTTACTTTATACCAGATAA
- a CDS encoding glutamine synthetase beta-grasp domain-containing protein, which yields MSKSKLEYIWLDGSKPTQKLRGKTKIVTDFSGKLEDCEVWSFDGSSTGQAEGNSSDCLLKPVFICPDPQRKNGYLVMCEVLNADSTPHETNGRATIDDEDDDFWFGFEQEYFLIDNETGKPLGFPANGYPRPQGPYYCSVGASNAYGRAIVEEHLDACLEAGLNVEGINGEVAAGQWEYQIFAKGAAAAGDEIWVARYLLERIGEQYGVSVDLHPKPLGELDWNGSGMHANFSNSTLRNAGNRETYEQICEAFRPVVKEHIDVYGADNHMRLTGKHETASIHDFSYGISDRGASIRIPIATVERGWKGWLEDRRPASNGDPYKIASRIIKTVKKAE from the coding sequence ATGAGCAAATCAAAACTGGAGTATATCTGGCTTGATGGTAGCAAGCCGACTCAGAAGTTACGTGGTAAAACAAAAATAGTTACCGATTTTTCCGGAAAACTTGAGGACTGTGAAGTATGGTCTTTTGATGGATCTTCCACAGGTCAAGCTGAAGGAAATTCTTCTGACTGCCTACTAAAGCCAGTATTTATTTGTCCAGATCCACAACGTAAGAATGGTTACCTTGTAATGTGCGAGGTACTTAATGCCGATAGCACTCCACACGAAACTAATGGTAGAGCTACTATAGACGATGAGGATGATGATTTCTGGTTTGGATTTGAGCAAGAATACTTCCTAATCGATAATGAAACAGGTAAACCACTAGGATTCCCAGCTAACGGATATCCTAGACCGCAAGGACCATACTACTGTTCTGTTGGAGCAAGCAATGCTTACGGTAGAGCTATCGTAGAAGAGCATTTAGATGCTTGTCTTGAAGCTGGATTAAACGTAGAAGGTATTAACGGTGAGGTTGCTGCAGGACAATGGGAATATCAAATTTTCGCAAAAGGTGCTGCTGCTGCTGGTGACGAAATTTGGGTTGCTAGATATTTACTGGAAAGAATTGGGGAACAGTATGGTGTATCTGTAGATTTACATCCAAAACCTCTTGGAGAATTAGATTGGAATGGTAGTGGTATGCATGCCAATTTCTCTAATTCTACTTTAAGAAATGCAGGAAATCGTGAAACTTACGAACAAATATGTGAAGCTTTTCGCCCAGTAGTAAAAGAACATATTGATGTTTATGGAGCAGATAACCATATGCGATTAACCGGAAAACATGAAACAGCTTCTATCCACGACTTTAGCTATGGAATTTCAGACCGTGGCGCTTCAATCCGTATTCCAATCGCAACTGTAGAGCGCGGATGGAAAGGATGGTTAGAAGACAGAAGACCAGCTTCTAATGGTGATCCTTACAAAATTGCAAGCCGAATTATAAAAACGGTTAAAAAAGCAGAATAA
- a CDS encoding calcium/sodium antiporter, with protein sequence MDIVYILIGLTLLVVGGEFLVRSSVALSFKMNISRMVIGLTVVSFATSAPELLVSLQAALDGFSDISLGNIMGSNIANIGLVLGITAMISPITVDRDFYKFNWPVMMAFSFALYFFLLNGEDIDRLEGGALVLGLILYLLFLIIRSRKVKEEVVEEVDESLKGTSWFKIIIWLIIGGAALYGGSELLVNGSVALARDLGVSERVISVTMIAIGTSVPELAASVIAALKKEKALSFGNLIGSNIFNIASVLGITSLIQPIVMQSQQVLSNDIYWMIAFSFILVPLAFLPKKFLFGRIKGLVILAGYSVFLYMTIFK encoded by the coding sequence ATGGATATAGTTTACATACTTATAGGGCTTACTTTACTTGTAGTAGGAGGTGAATTTTTAGTACGGTCTTCTGTTGCTTTATCTTTTAAAATGAATATTTCCCGAATGGTGATAGGGCTTACCGTAGTGTCTTTTGCGACTTCTGCACCCGAATTGCTGGTAAGTTTACAGGCTGCTTTAGATGGATTTTCAGATATTTCCTTAGGAAATATCATGGGGTCTAATATTGCTAATATAGGTTTGGTTTTAGGTATTACTGCTATGATTTCACCCATCACCGTAGATCGTGATTTTTACAAATTTAACTGGCCGGTAATGATGGCGTTTTCCTTCGCATTATATTTCTTTTTACTTAATGGTGAAGATATCGATCGTCTTGAAGGAGGTGCTTTGGTATTGGGACTGATTCTTTATTTACTTTTTTTAATTATAAGAAGCCGTAAGGTAAAAGAAGAAGTGGTTGAAGAGGTGGATGAGAGCTTAAAAGGAACTTCCTGGTTTAAGATCATTATTTGGTTGATTATTGGTGGTGCTGCCTTATATGGAGGATCAGAACTATTAGTGAACGGCTCGGTTGCCCTAGCAAGGGATCTGGGAGTTAGTGAACGTGTGATTTCTGTAACTATGATCGCTATAGGCACCAGCGTACCAGAACTTGCGGCTTCGGTAATTGCAGCTTTGAAAAAGGAAAAAGCACTTTCTTTTGGAAACCTTATTGGCTCTAATATATTTAATATCGCTTCCGTATTGGGAATAACCTCTTTAATTCAGCCTATTGTTATGCAATCCCAGCAGGTTTTAAGTAATGATATTTACTGGATGATTGCTTTTTCTTTTATATTGGTGCCCTTAGCTTTTCTTCCGAAGAAATTTTTATTTGGTAGAATAAAAGGATTGGTGATTTTAGCCGGATATTCTGTGTTTCTTTATATGACTATTTTTAAGTAG
- a CDS encoding carboxypeptidase-like regulatory domain-containing protein has translation MKNIAFLLLLITIPLKAQKTYTGRVLSAKDSTAIQGVSIYFDGTSLGTISNAKGYFKIKNTASNISPLIFRSIGYTTQTVPNISVFEDENFPIVFLQESIDELETVILETDPWTRAHKLRVFRSEFLGKTKAAGKCKILNEDDIRLKYSPSKHTLIAYADKPVIIENKHLGYIIEYELMDFTVKYSGGSSGLRLVDYTFFEGSSFFKELKTKPKKRFIKNREDAFTGSLLQFMRALSKKELEAHHFRIFYDKFEVQPYKYFDIQPDADFTKVTMLADKISILHNNQQSSIIYKSPFYIDQFGNFTPTRAFSIGGFMGQSRIARLLPLNYGL, from the coding sequence ATGAAAAATATCGCCTTTTTACTTCTTTTAATCACCATACCGCTTAAAGCGCAAAAAACATATACCGGTAGGGTTTTAAGTGCAAAGGATTCTACGGCAATTCAAGGAGTTTCTATTTATTTTGATGGTACAAGTTTAGGTACAATCAGCAATGCCAAGGGATATTTCAAAATTAAAAATACTGCTTCGAATATTTCTCCGCTTATTTTTAGATCTATTGGATATACCACCCAAACTGTTCCTAATATTTCGGTTTTTGAAGATGAAAATTTTCCCATTGTTTTTCTGCAAGAGAGTATAGATGAGCTAGAAACCGTGATTTTGGAAACCGATCCATGGACACGAGCACATAAACTTAGGGTCTTTAGAAGCGAATTTCTTGGAAAAACCAAAGCTGCCGGCAAGTGTAAAATCCTTAACGAGGATGACATTAGGTTAAAATATAGTCCTTCTAAGCATACGCTTATCGCTTATGCAGACAAACCTGTGATTATAGAAAATAAGCATCTTGGCTATATTATTGAATATGAATTGATGGATTTTACGGTAAAATACAGTGGCGGGAGTTCTGGACTTCGACTAGTAGATTATACCTTTTTTGAAGGTAGCAGTTTTTTTAAAGAGCTAAAAACTAAACCAAAAAAGCGTTTTATAAAAAATCGTGAAGATGCTTTTACAGGTTCATTGCTTCAGTTTATGCGCGCCTTATCAAAAAAGGAACTTGAAGCGCATCATTTTAGAATTTTCTACGATAAATTTGAGGTCCAGCCCTATAAATATTTTGATATCCAACCTGATGCAGACTTTACAAAAGTAACAATGCTGGCAGATAAAATAAGTATTTTACATAACAATCAACAATCGTCCATCATTTATAAAAGTCCTTTCTATATTGATCAATTTGGGAATTTCACCCCTACCCGTGCCTTTAGTATTGGAGGCTTTATGGGACAATCCAGAATCGCCAGGTTGTTACCCTTAAACTATGGATTATAA
- a CDS encoding BlaI/MecI/CopY family transcriptional regulator has translation MEKLTNKEEEIMRIIWKLEKAFVKEIIPHIKEQKLHYNTVSTIVRNLEEKEYVSHIAYGKTHQYYPLVTKEAYRKQFMNIATKRFFDNSYKSVVSFFAKEEKISAKELREILEIIENKKED, from the coding sequence ATGGAAAAATTAACAAATAAAGAAGAAGAAATTATGCGGATTATCTGGAAGTTAGAAAAAGCTTTCGTGAAAGAGATCATTCCGCATATCAAAGAACAAAAACTGCATTACAACACCGTTTCTACCATCGTTCGGAACTTAGAGGAAAAAGAGTATGTTTCGCATATCGCCTATGGGAAAACCCATCAATATTACCCTTTAGTCACTAAAGAAGCCTATCGTAAACAGTTTATGAATATCGCAACCAAGCGCTTTTTTGATAATAGCTACAAGAGCGTGGTTTCATTTTTTGCAAAAGAAGAAAAAATAAGCGCCAAAGAACTCAGAGAAATTTTAGAAATTATAGAAAATAAAAAAGAAGATTAA
- a CDS encoding M56 family metallopeptidase, whose amino-acid sequence MEFWNYILENFLLLAVFFAGYELFLKNSKFFTFSRFYLIFGILISFILPLFHYSIQVELHPEDFMNGTSVNFASLSQNLTNISLRNSINFEGFIFSVYLLISLVFFVRFLFQLLQLKKLIIASENISKIKGLKLKRSPKNCGAFSFFNYIFLDKISEKKDKNYVLRHELIHAQHYHSLDVLFINLASIFFWFNPLMYYYKKRIIDNLEFITDDAVMAKISSENLKNELKNYQYQLLSQSLAIQHLPILSFNHSSIKKRIIMLNKKTGNKLQLFKIFLLIPCLCFIFYSCNVDEVASLDENAEYSFYFDKNTSEENLQNRVKIFNHFYKTEVALKITDTKYQNQFLNQFTVSRKFKDQSNFTSGYQATGIAEENISFLVTYREGKIILNSNNSYRIELDNDANRMIISESANKK is encoded by the coding sequence GTGGAATTTTGGAATTATATCCTTGAGAATTTCCTGTTACTGGCAGTATTTTTTGCCGGCTACGAGCTATTTCTTAAAAATTCCAAATTCTTTACTTTTTCCCGTTTTTATTTGATTTTCGGAATACTAATTAGTTTTATTTTACCACTATTTCACTACTCTATACAGGTAGAATTACACCCGGAAGATTTTATGAATGGCACTTCAGTTAATTTTGCAAGTCTCTCTCAAAATCTTACGAATATTAGTCTTCGAAATTCGATAAATTTTGAGGGATTTATTTTTTCAGTTTATCTACTTATTAGCCTGGTCTTTTTTGTACGATTTTTATTTCAATTACTTCAGCTTAAAAAACTAATTATTGCTTCTGAAAATATTTCAAAAATAAAAGGTCTCAAACTAAAGCGATCTCCAAAAAACTGTGGTGCATTTTCGTTCTTTAACTATATATTTTTAGATAAAATTTCAGAAAAAAAGGACAAAAACTATGTATTAAGGCACGAATTAATCCATGCACAACACTATCATAGTCTGGATGTTCTTTTCATCAATCTGGCATCTATTTTTTTCTGGTTTAATCCGTTAATGTATTACTATAAAAAACGAATTATCGATAATCTGGAATTTATTACAGATGATGCCGTAATGGCAAAAATCAGTAGTGAAAATTTAAAAAATGAACTCAAAAATTACCAATATCAACTTTTATCACAAAGCTTAGCTATTCAACATTTACCCATTTTATCATTTAATCATTCATCAATCAAAAAGCGAATCATCATGTTAAACAAAAAAACAGGCAATAAACTACAGCTTTTTAAAATTTTTCTCTTAATTCCGTGCCTTTGTTTTATCTTTTACAGTTGTAATGTAGACGAAGTTGCGAGCCTCGATGAAAATGCTGAATATTCTTTTTATTTTGATAAGAATACCAGCGAAGAAAATCTTCAAAACAGGGTTAAAATTTTTAATCATTTTTACAAAACTGAAGTTGCTTTAAAAATCACCGATACTAAATACCAAAATCAATTTTTAAATCAATTTACAGTATCTCGTAAATTTAAGGATCAATCCAATTTTACATCGGGATATCAGGCAACTGGAATAGCGGAAGAAAATATTAGTTTTCTTGTAACCTACAGAGAAGGGAAGATTATATTAAACTCCAATAACAGTTACAGGATAGAACTAGATAATGATGCTAATCGTATGATTATTTCTGAATCTGCAAATAAAAAATAA
- a CDS encoding M56 family metallopeptidase, which yields MQELLLHLLKSSALIGIFYFAYLILLKQETSFMQNRKFLMVGLVSSVVLPFIYFTQKEYIAVETNEVPYIAFTQFTPQDNMVNEEPIDWWQIGFYVYFLGLVVMVFKFLLQLYSLQNLINSGKKKRYKTLKLVRTTKNIKPFSFFKYIVFNPDKHREKHLKLILKHEQIHAKQWHSLDVIFASILSIAFWFNPFIWLYKKAIIQNLEFLADQDAVASIASKQDYQKALVMATVGLQPAMTNQFYQSFIKKRIIMLNKSKKKNNQWKPLLVIPVLCLFLYSFNLKTENISLHSSTEKISQLNDTLKKNSISGKVSYEENENAKLPIRSKDFEILGENALYILDHKTYTKSEITGNAVVFKSIQVIKPKTAEKQFGKKGKDGAVLLSNAELIEDFQGYLRELDKQEEAINLQFLRITSRKKPEIITLQKEQSSVQPLQSKTVSSETIEENNSKTTQNDEKVKIVSYSKLLKDTLYVLNGVPKKDKSFLQHLKKENIENITYIQGDKAKALYGSRVSEHGVKLFTTKVEDSNALLRKKSNPIQFIRINDSAVIDGNRPLYVLNGKVVSLKEFKQIQPENIKAVYVIKGKKAAAKYKDENAVYGVVEVYTIDFKRELPGQSATKVFVYTIHHYETDAAINKMIALIKKEYDIEVDIKKLHRNTDGMINSIKMKAKHTGSSSWNVTYSSSNSSDHVETIYMIMDTESDDFKITNQKPE from the coding sequence ATGCAAGAATTACTGCTCCACCTTTTAAAATCTTCTGCATTAATCGGAATATTTTATTTTGCCTACCTCATTTTACTGAAACAGGAAACAAGTTTTATGCAAAATCGTAAGTTCCTAATGGTTGGTTTAGTAAGCTCGGTAGTGCTTCCATTTATTTACTTTACGCAGAAAGAATATATAGCAGTTGAAACTAATGAGGTGCCATATATAGCTTTTACTCAATTCACCCCGCAGGATAACATGGTGAACGAAGAACCTATAGATTGGTGGCAGATCGGTTTTTATGTTTATTTCCTAGGTTTAGTGGTTATGGTTTTTAAGTTTTTATTGCAGTTATATAGTCTTCAAAATCTTATAAATTCCGGCAAAAAGAAACGCTACAAAACTTTAAAGCTGGTTCGTACTACTAAGAATATTAAGCCATTTTCATTTTTTAAATACATTGTTTTCAATCCTGATAAACATCGCGAAAAACACCTGAAATTAATCTTAAAGCACGAGCAAATTCACGCAAAACAATGGCATTCTCTAGATGTAATTTTTGCATCTATATTAAGCATTGCGTTTTGGTTTAATCCTTTTATATGGCTTTATAAAAAAGCAATAATCCAAAACCTGGAATTTTTAGCAGATCAAGATGCCGTAGCAAGTATCGCTAGTAAACAAGACTATCAAAAAGCTTTGGTTATGGCCACCGTAGGCTTACAACCGGCTATGACCAATCAATTTTATCAATCATTTATCAAAAAACGAATTATTATGCTAAACAAATCGAAAAAGAAAAACAACCAATGGAAACCCCTTTTAGTCATTCCAGTTTTATGCTTGTTTTTATACAGTTTTAATTTAAAAACTGAAAATATTTCTCTTCATTCTTCTACTGAAAAGATCTCGCAATTAAACGATACGCTAAAAAAGAACAGTATTTCTGGAAAAGTATCTTATGAAGAAAATGAAAATGCAAAATTACCAATACGATCAAAAGATTTTGAGATTTTGGGTGAGAACGCGCTATATATTTTAGATCACAAAACCTATACAAAATCTGAAATTACAGGAAACGCCGTAGTGTTTAAATCTATTCAGGTAATAAAACCGAAAACTGCAGAAAAGCAATTTGGTAAAAAAGGAAAAGATGGTGCTGTACTATTATCCAATGCTGAATTGATCGAAGATTTCCAAGGATATTTGAGAGAATTGGATAAACAAGAGGAAGCTATTAATCTTCAGTTTTTAAGGATTACCTCAAGAAAGAAACCCGAAATAATTACACTGCAGAAAGAACAAAGTTCTGTACAACCCCTTCAGAGCAAAACAGTTTCTTCTGAGACAATTGAGGAAAATAATTCTAAAACCACTCAAAATGATGAAAAGGTTAAAATTGTTAGTTATTCTAAATTACTGAAGGATACCCTATATGTTTTAAATGGTGTTCCAAAAAAAGACAAATCCTTTCTTCAGCATTTAAAGAAGGAAAATATTGAAAATATCACCTATATACAAGGCGATAAAGCTAAAGCGCTCTACGGGTCCAGAGTGTCCGAACACGGTGTGAAACTTTTTACTACTAAAGTTGAAGATTCTAATGCTCTCCTTCGTAAAAAGTCAAATCCAATACAATTTATTCGAATAAATGACTCTGCAGTCATAGATGGTAATCGACCTTTATATGTTTTGAATGGTAAAGTAGTTTCTTTGAAAGAATTTAAGCAGATACAACCTGAAAATATTAAAGCTGTTTATGTCATAAAAGGCAAAAAGGCTGCTGCTAAATATAAAGATGAAAATGCAGTATATGGTGTCGTGGAAGTTTACACCATAGATTTTAAGCGAGAATTACCTGGGCAATCTGCTACTAAAGTCTTCGTATATACTATTCATCATTATGAGACCGATGCAGCGATTAATAAAATGATTGCCCTGATTAAAAAAGAATATGATATTGAAGTAGATATTAAAAAATTACATCGAAATACTGATGGCATGATCAACAGTATTAAGATGAAAGCTAAACATACTGGTTCTTCCTCATGGAACGTTACCTATAGCTCTTCTAACAGTAGCGATCATGTCGAAACAATTTATATGATTATGGATACTGAAAGCGATGATTTTAAAATTACGAATCAAAAACCTGAATAG
- a CDS encoding response regulator has product MAKRLKVLIVDDHPIIIEGYKSTLQSCEFNLLLHTANTVDSALHQINQAEKCFDIIILDIKIPASKDGKIISGEDLGVRIRQIAPGSKLIVLTMFNEKYRLQNILRSINPESLMIKSDVGSTELCSAISSINSGIPFYSKTVRELFRTQMTQNITLDENDRKILYYLSKGTKTKNLVDYIPLSLAAIEKRKRNIRKIFGIEESGDKPILDKAAEYGFL; this is encoded by the coding sequence ATGGCTAAGCGCTTAAAAGTGTTAATTGTAGACGATCATCCCATCATCATCGAAGGCTATAAAAGTACACTACAATCTTGCGAATTTAACTTGTTATTGCACACGGCTAATACCGTCGATAGTGCTCTACATCAAATCAATCAGGCAGAAAAATGTTTTGATATTATTATTCTTGATATAAAAATACCGGCTTCTAAAGATGGAAAAATAATTTCTGGGGAAGATTTAGGAGTTAGGATTCGCCAAATAGCGCCAGGGTCTAAACTGATAGTGCTTACGATGTTTAATGAAAAATACAGGTTACAGAATATTCTAAGAAGCATAAATCCAGAATCCCTAATGATTAAAAGTGATGTGGGATCAACAGAGCTTTGTTCGGCAATTTCATCTATTAATAGCGGAATTCCTTTTTACAGTAAAACGGTTCGCGAACTGTTTAGAACACAAATGACACAAAATATTACATTAGACGAAAATGACCGTAAAATTTTATATTATCTGTCGAAAGGAACCAAAACCAAGAACCTGGTAGATTACATACCCCTTTCTCTGGCTGCAATAGAGAAGCGGAAACGAAATATTAGAAAAATCTTTGGAATTGAAGAATCTGGAGATAAGCCTATTTTAGACAAAGCGGCAGAGTACGGTTTTCTATAA